One Pseudomonas abieticivorans genomic region harbors:
- a CDS encoding TatD family hydrolase, producing the protein MQLIDIGVNLTNPSFDGKHEAVLERAYAAGVCQLMLTGTSVEGSEQAQALCLKLDDSGQRLFSTAGIHPHSASDWNSDTARQLRDLLMQDRVRAVGECGLDFNRDFSPRPKQEKVLEEHLALAVDLQLPVFLHERDANQRLLEILRDYRDRLPAAVVHCFTGEQKALFSYLDLDLHIGITGWICDERRGTHLHPLVRDIPRGRLMLESDAPYLLPRTLRPKPKNGRNEPGYLGEVLREVALHRDESAQDLAEHSTATARAFFNLPAVV; encoded by the coding sequence ATGCAACTCATCGACATCGGCGTCAACTTGACCAACCCAAGCTTCGACGGCAAACACGAGGCCGTTCTTGAACGCGCGTACGCTGCCGGCGTGTGCCAACTGATGCTCACCGGCACCAGCGTTGAAGGCAGCGAACAGGCGCAGGCCCTGTGTCTTAAGCTCGATGACAGTGGCCAGCGGTTGTTCAGCACCGCCGGTATTCACCCCCACAGCGCCAGCGACTGGAACAGCGATACCGCTCGTCAGTTGCGTGATTTGCTTATGCAAGATCGGGTCCGGGCGGTGGGCGAATGCGGCCTGGATTTTAATCGCGATTTCTCGCCGCGCCCCAAACAGGAAAAAGTCCTGGAGGAACACCTGGCCTTGGCCGTGGACCTGCAATTGCCGGTGTTTTTGCACGAACGTGACGCCAACCAGCGCCTGCTGGAGATCTTGCGCGATTATCGCGACCGCTTGCCGGCCGCCGTGGTGCACTGTTTTACCGGTGAGCAGAAGGCCTTGTTCAGCTACCTGGACCTGGACTTGCACATCGGCATTACCGGCTGGATCTGCGACGAACGGCGCGGCACCCACCTGCACCCGCTGGTGCGCGACATCCCGCGCGGGCGGCTGATGCTCGAAAGTGATGCACCCTACCTGCTGCCGCGCACCCTGAGGCCCAAACCGAAAAACGGGCGCAACGAACCGGGCTACCTTGGCGAAGTGCTGCGTGAAGTGGCGCTGCACCGCGACGAAAGCGCGCAAGACCTGGCCGAGCACAGCACCGCCACGGCGCGCGCCTTCTTCAACCTACCGGCGGTTGTGTAG
- a CDS encoding SDR family NAD(P)-dependent oxidoreductase has translation MNKPRRVLITGAGSGIGEACARQLAAEGAQLILVGRRREPLERVAALTGATVLVGDAASSAHWADWAHEIGDIDALIACAGGHGLGSATRTSDAEWQAALRSNLDSAFHSARACLPGLIARAGSIVLLGSIASLAAGAEVCGYTTAKHALTGLTRSLARDYGPQGVRVNMVCPGWVRTPMADAEMQPLMAHYHESLDAAYARVTAQVPLRRPASAAEIAELCCFLISPRASIITGASLVADGGSSIVDVPTLAYSQLGALP, from the coding sequence ATGAATAAGCCGCGCCGCGTGCTGATCACCGGTGCCGGCAGTGGCATCGGCGAGGCCTGCGCCCGGCAACTGGCGGCCGAAGGTGCGCAGTTGATACTGGTGGGCCGGCGCCGCGAACCGTTGGAGCGGGTGGCGGCGTTGACCGGCGCCACGGTCCTGGTGGGCGATGCGGCCAGCAGCGCCCATTGGGCGGACTGGGCCCATGAGATCGGTGACATCGACGCGCTGATCGCCTGCGCCGGTGGCCACGGCCTGGGCAGCGCCACGCGCACCTCGGACGCCGAGTGGCAGGCCGCCCTGCGCAGCAACCTGGACAGCGCGTTCCACAGTGCGCGGGCTTGCCTGCCGGGTTTGATCGCCCGCGCAGGCAGCATCGTGCTGCTCGGCTCGATCGCCTCATTGGCCGCCGGCGCCGAGGTGTGCGGCTACACCACCGCCAAACATGCGCTGACCGGCCTGACCCGCTCGTTGGCCCGCGACTACGGCCCCCAAGGCGTGCGGGTGAACATGGTGTGCCCCGGTTGGGTCCGCACGCCCATGGCCGACGCCGAGATGCAGCCGTTGATGGCCCACTACCACGAGAGCCTGGACGCCGCCTACGCCCGAGTCACCGCACAGGTGCCGTTGCGCCGCCCGGCCAGTGCCGCGGAGATCGCCGAGCTGTGCTGTTTTCTGATCAGCCCGCGGGCTTCGATCATCACCGGTGCAAGTTTGGTCGCCGATGGCGGTTCAAGCATCGTCGACGTGCCGACCCTGGCCTACAGCCAATTGGGAGCCTTGCCATGA
- a CDS encoding transglutaminaseTgpA domain-containing protein: MTAAQPIPRISLGWLLLAQTLVILPFWLHVPLWMIVPWLGCTLWRIQIFRMRAPYPRRWLKLLLVVATAVGVFFSRGVLIGLDAAAALLVAAFILKLVEMRTQRDGRVLVYLGFFCVVVGYLFDASLPWALYSLLPIVALLTAMIGLQHTRFIARPWATLKLSLRLLAQALPLMLLLFVCFPRLDPLWSLPLPSNKGTTGLSDSMSPGDIADLGRSAELVMRVSFDGAPPKRSTLYWRALTLDRFDGVHWSQSGQGQVSPSPSWQPVGPSLNYRVIQEPTQQPWLFVLDVAKTDLPDVRQLADYRLQRKRPVDQALLYSVNSWPQVMRDQELASWARRQTLQLPNQGDPRSRDWARQLAAKYPRPDALVDAVLRHFRNENYYYTLRPPPLSGDTIDGFLFGSRRGFCGHYAGAMTFVLRAAGIPARVVIGYQGGELNPDGNYLTVRQFDAHAWVEYWQAGQGWRSVDPTAAVAPQRIEAGPEAALAADDGFLENSPFSPLRFRHLGWLNDARLAWDNANYLWQRWVLGYQSATQLDILNRWFQGWQQWILPAGLVLILLVLALLILKPRRRQADAQLRQFEVFERLLARYGLLRETGEGAQAFAARAMQRLPHQAPAIQAFAQAFAAQRYAGAAADPKQLNVHIKALRRRLSAAPRPRG, translated from the coding sequence ATGACGGCCGCGCAACCGATCCCGCGCATCAGCCTGGGTTGGCTGTTGCTGGCGCAGACGCTGGTAATACTGCCGTTCTGGCTGCACGTGCCGTTGTGGATGATCGTGCCGTGGCTGGGCTGCACCCTGTGGCGCATCCAGATCTTTCGCATGCGCGCGCCTTACCCGCGTCGCTGGCTCAAACTGCTGTTGGTGGTGGCCACGGCGGTGGGGGTGTTTTTCTCCCGGGGGGTACTGATTGGCCTGGACGCGGCGGCCGCCTTGCTGGTGGCCGCGTTCATCCTCAAACTGGTGGAAATGCGCACCCAGCGCGACGGTCGGGTGTTGGTCTACCTGGGCTTTTTCTGCGTGGTGGTCGGCTACCTGTTCGATGCCAGCCTGCCATGGGCGTTGTACAGCCTGTTGCCCATCGTCGCGCTGCTGACGGCGATGATCGGCCTGCAGCACACCCGTTTCATCGCCCGGCCCTGGGCCACCCTGAAGCTTTCGCTAAGGCTGTTGGCCCAGGCGCTACCGTTGATGCTGTTGCTGTTCGTGTGCTTTCCGCGGCTGGACCCGCTGTGGTCGCTGCCGCTGCCCAGCAACAAGGGCACCACGGGCCTGAGCGACAGCATGAGCCCGGGCGACATCGCCGACCTTGGGCGTTCGGCAGAGCTGGTGATGCGCGTGAGTTTTGACGGCGCGCCGCCCAAGCGCTCGACGCTGTATTGGCGGGCACTGACCCTGGACCGGTTCGATGGCGTGCACTGGAGCCAGTCTGGCCAGGGCCAGGTGTCGCCGTCACCCAGTTGGCAACCGGTAGGCCCATCGCTCAACTACCGGGTGATCCAGGAGCCCACGCAGCAACCCTGGCTGTTTGTCCTGGACGTGGCCAAGACCGACTTGCCCGACGTGCGTCAGTTGGCCGACTACCGCCTGCAACGCAAGCGGCCGGTGGACCAGGCGCTGCTGTATTCGGTGAACTCCTGGCCCCAGGTGATGCGCGATCAGGAACTGGCCTCCTGGGCGCGCCGGCAAACCCTGCAACTGCCCAACCAGGGCGACCCCCGCAGCCGCGACTGGGCGCGTCAGCTGGCAGCGAAATACCCCCGGCCCGACGCTTTGGTGGATGCTGTGTTGCGGCATTTTCGCAACGAAAATTACTACTACACCCTGCGCCCGCCGCCCTTGTCGGGCGACACCATCGACGGTTTCCTGTTTGGCAGCCGTCGTGGCTTTTGCGGGCACTACGCCGGCGCCATGACCTTTGTGCTGCGTGCCGCGGGTATCCCGGCGCGGGTGGTGATCGGTTACCAGGGCGGCGAGTTGAACCCCGACGGCAACTACCTCACGGTGCGCCAGTTCGACGCCCACGCCTGGGTCGAATACTGGCAGGCGGGGCAGGGTTGGCGCAGTGTCGACCCCACGGCGGCGGTGGCGCCACAGCGTATCGAGGCCGGGCCTGAAGCAGCGCTGGCCGCCGATGACGGCTTCCTGGAAAACTCGCCGTTTTCGCCCCTGCGCTTTCGTCACCTGGGGTGGCTGAATGACGCGCGCCTGGCCTGGGACAACGCCAACTACCTGTGGCAGCGCTGGGTGCTGGGCTATCAGTCGGCCACGCAACTGGACATCCTGAACCGCTGGTTCCAAGGCTGGCAGCAGTGGATTTTACCGGCGGGGCTGGTGCTGATATTGCTGGTGTTGGCGCTGTTGATCCTCAAGCCGCGGCGGCGCCAGGCCGATGCGCAACTGCGTCAGTTCGAGGTGTTCGAACGGCTGCTGGCGCGCTATGGTCTGCTGCGTGAAACCGGGGAAGGCGCCCAGGCGTTCGCTGCGCGCGCGATGCAACGGCTGCCGCACCAGGCCCCGGCGATCCAGGCCTTTGCCCAGGCTTTTGCGGCCCAGCGCTATGCCGGCGCGGCCGCCGATCCCAAGCAGCTCAACGTTCATATCAAGGCCTTGCGCCGCCGCTTGAGTGCGGCGCCACGGCCCAGGGGGTAA
- a CDS encoding transglycosylase SLT domain-containing protein — protein sequence MTRSALLTVLFLGLLAPLPAMARLAGPLEVGQPSQVRDLAAIRSSHVLRVLVNQSRNSSGEVPGESIGVEYHRLRAFEHYLNGHARDGQQITLKIIPKAKAQLIGALQRGEGDLVAPGELIDLPEVHAVDATDPVVGNVPLVLVGARGERRFNKVEQLAGHTLALPTGSAAGEAIHTLNQKLALRKLPPIKVEWVDPSLAVEDVLEMVQGGIFHLTVVEQPIAERWAKVMPKLTVQSRVKFSSPQGMVWYVRRDASMLHATVDRFLQTYRTPSDQDAAFVRVYRRLYQVHYPLAKDDRQRLEKLRPVLQRHAREQGMDWLNLAALAFKESDLDPTVRGAGGATGLLQITPSAAQRVGVSNIQNVDNNVQAGARYLSMIRRKFFASNQLNERERMAFTLAAYNIGPERVQAMRAEAKRRGLNPNQWFFQVERVAMEQVGMGPVSYVNSVNKYYLAFDRERDSLEPQAPLGRRVASTR from the coding sequence ATGACGCGTTCCGCGCTGTTGACCGTGCTTTTCCTTGGATTGCTGGCGCCCTTGCCTGCGATGGCGCGCCTGGCTGGCCCGCTGGAAGTGGGGCAGCCGAGCCAGGTGCGCGACCTGGCGGCGATCCGCAGCAGCCATGTATTGCGCGTGCTGGTGAACCAGAGCCGCAACAGTTCCGGGGAGGTGCCAGGCGAGTCCATCGGCGTCGAATACCACCGCCTGCGAGCCTTCGAACACTACCTCAACGGCCATGCCCGCGACGGTCAGCAAATTACCCTCAAGATCATCCCCAAGGCCAAGGCACAGCTGATCGGTGCGCTGCAGCGTGGCGAAGGTGATTTGGTAGCGCCCGGTGAATTGATCGATTTGCCTGAAGTGCACGCGGTCGATGCCACCGACCCTGTGGTGGGCAACGTGCCGTTGGTGCTGGTGGGTGCCCGGGGCGAGCGACGTTTCAACAAAGTCGAACAATTGGCCGGGCATACCCTGGCGTTGCCCACTGGCAGCGCTGCTGGCGAGGCCATCCACACGCTCAATCAGAAACTGGCCTTGCGCAAACTGCCGCCCATCAAGGTGGAATGGGTAGACCCGAGCCTGGCGGTGGAAGACGTGCTGGAGATGGTGCAGGGCGGGATCTTCCACCTGACCGTGGTCGAGCAACCGATCGCCGAGCGTTGGGCCAAGGTGATGCCCAAGCTTACGGTGCAAAGCCGCGTGAAATTCAGCAGCCCCCAAGGCATGGTCTGGTACGTGCGCCGCGATGCCTCGATGCTGCACGCCACCGTCGACCGGTTTTTACAAACCTACCGCACCCCGTCCGACCAGGACGCCGCGTTCGTGCGGGTATACCGGCGCTTGTACCAGGTACATTACCCCTTGGCCAAGGACGACCGCCAGCGCCTGGAAAAACTGCGCCCGGTGCTGCAACGCCACGCCCGCGAGCAGGGCATGGACTGGCTGAACCTGGCGGCGCTGGCGTTCAAGGAGTCTGACCTGGACCCTACGGTGCGCGGGGCAGGGGGTGCCACCGGCTTGCTGCAGATCACCCCGTCGGCGGCGCAGCGGGTGGGCGTGAGCAACATCCAGAATGTCGATAACAATGTGCAGGCCGGGGCCAGATACTTGTCGATGATCCGTCGCAAGTTCTTTGCCAGCAACCAACTCAACGAACGCGAACGCATGGCCTTCACCCTGGCGGCCTACAACATCGGCCCGGAGCGGGTGCAAGCGATGCGCGCCGAAGCCAAGCGCCGCGGGCTGAACCCCAACCAGTGGTTCTTCCAGGTGGAGCGCGTGGCCATGGAGCAGGTGGGCATGGGCCCGGTGAGCTACGTCAACAGCGTCAACAAGTACTACCTGGCGTTCGATCGCGAGCGCGATTCCCTGGAACCTCAGGCGCCTTTGGGGCGTAGGGTTGCGTCGACTAGATAA
- a CDS encoding CHAD domain-containing protein: MSAIVDHVIAQVVGLEIRLLACQARLQAHTDPEALHDLRTSVRRLRSLIRPLRGLPGVDQLEDAAKAVGQLTTPLRDREVLAAHLAKQGHEQAAARRVELMHGVFAQVAAAPEVERLARVVDGFPRFARAAQRQKLLRGLKGTIDKRLGKQWKKLAEALKDPAHDRHRLRLLIKRVRYAAEAYPQLDQLPAEVMARLKKAQGTLGDWHDLWQWLLRAQQEADLQPCVAGWQLSLKRAEQRCDKTLDKLLAAIV; this comes from the coding sequence ATGTCTGCCATTGTCGACCATGTCATCGCCCAGGTAGTGGGGCTGGAAATCCGCCTGCTGGCCTGCCAGGCCCGGCTGCAGGCCCACACCGACCCCGAGGCGTTGCACGACCTGCGCACCAGTGTGCGCCGCCTGCGCAGCCTGATCCGCCCGTTGCGCGGGCTGCCCGGCGTAGACCAACTGGAAGACGCCGCCAAGGCCGTGGGCCAACTGACCACGCCGCTGCGCGACCGCGAAGTGCTGGCCGCGCACTTGGCCAAACAGGGCCATGAGCAAGCAGCGGCGCGTCGGGTGGAATTGATGCATGGGGTGTTCGCCCAGGTGGCAGCGGCCCCTGAAGTGGAGCGGCTGGCGCGTGTGGTGGATGGGTTTCCGCGCTTCGCCCGTGCCGCGCAGCGGCAAAAATTACTGCGTGGGCTCAAGGGCACCATCGACAAGCGCCTGGGCAAACAATGGAAAAAGCTCGCCGAGGCCTTGAAGGATCCGGCCCACGATCGCCATCGCCTGCGCTTGCTGATCAAACGGGTGCGCTATGCGGCTGAGGCCTACCCGCAACTTGACCAATTGCCCGCCGAGGTGATGGCGCGCTTGAAAAAGGCCCAGGGCACGCTGGGTGACTGGCACGACCTGTGGCAGTGGTTGCTGCGCGCCCAGCAAGAAGCCGACCTGCAACCGTGCGTGGCGGGCTGGCAGCTGTCGCTCAAGCGCGCCGAGCAGCGCTGCGACAAGACGCTGGACAAATTGCTGGCGGCCATCGTGTGA
- a CDS encoding DUF58 domain-containing protein: MAAQRGAGAVIAGLRLGWRRWQERRVPPASQVVLGRRQIFIWPSRAGMGFCLVLLLILLAAINYQNSMAYALVFLLGSVFVLAILHTYRNLSGLRVKGAGAAPVFVGEQARFVLRLESTGREHQAIAVGWSAADLQGVDLAAEHVLDLELALPSPQRGWMPAPRIRLETSFPLGVLRAWSWVDAGQAVLVYPRPLQGELPIAARDLTDIEDQGQRVQGQGVDDFQGLKVYHPGDSWRRLHWKAWSRGGPLLLKEFADLRGRDLCLDFEALGGDLEQRLSRLCYWVLELTRQQRPFALRLPGSHRPAECSEAHRDACLRALAVYGQGA; the protein is encoded by the coding sequence ATGGCTGCTCAAAGAGGTGCCGGCGCTGTGATCGCCGGCCTGCGCCTGGGTTGGCGGCGCTGGCAGGAACGCCGGGTGCCGCCAGCATCGCAGGTGGTGTTGGGCCGGCGGCAGATCTTCATCTGGCCCAGCCGCGCCGGCATGGGCTTTTGCCTGGTGCTGTTGCTTATCCTGCTGGCCGCCATCAACTACCAGAACAGCATGGCCTATGCCTTGGTGTTTTTGCTGGGCTCGGTGTTTGTGTTGGCGATCTTGCACACCTACCGTAACCTCAGCGGCCTGCGGGTCAAGGGCGCGGGCGCAGCGCCGGTGTTCGTCGGCGAGCAGGCACGGTTCGTGCTGCGCCTGGAAAGCACCGGCCGTGAGCACCAGGCGATCGCGGTGGGGTGGTCGGCTGCAGACCTGCAAGGCGTGGACCTGGCCGCCGAGCACGTGCTGGATCTGGAACTGGCTCTGCCCAGCCCCCAGCGCGGCTGGATGCCGGCACCCCGCATCCGCCTGGAAACCAGCTTCCCGCTGGGCGTGTTACGCGCCTGGAGTTGGGTCGACGCAGGGCAGGCGGTGCTGGTGTACCCGCGGCCACTGCAAGGCGAGTTGCCGATTGCCGCCCGCGACCTGACCGACATCGAAGACCAGGGCCAGCGCGTGCAAGGGCAGGGCGTGGATGACTTTCAGGGGCTCAAGGTGTACCACCCCGGCGACTCGTGGCGGCGCCTGCACTGGAAAGCCTGGTCGCGAGGTGGGCCGCTGCTGCTCAAGGAGTTTGCCGACCTGCGCGGGCGTGACCTGTGCCTGGATTTCGAGGCCTTGGGCGGTGACCTCGAACAGCGGTTGTCGCGCCTGTGCTACTGGGTGCTGGAGCTGACGCGGCAACAGCGGCCCTTTGCCTTGCGATTGCCGGGCAGCCACCGCCCCGCCGAATGCAGCGAAGCCCACCGCGACGCCTGTCTGCGCGCCCTGGCGGTGTACGGGCAGGGCGCATGA
- a CDS encoding DoxX family protein — MNASIKSLFASRAGLGITLVRVLVGIIFMAHGSQKLFGLFGGYGLVGTGQWMESIGLPFGTLMAFLSGSAEFFGGLALVVGLLVRPAAVVLIFTLVVAIFSVHIHNGLFMANNGYEFALALLGGTLAVLLEGAGKLSLDRVIAR; from the coding sequence ATGAACGCTTCGATCAAATCCCTGTTTGCCTCCCGCGCCGGCCTTGGCATCACCCTGGTACGTGTGCTGGTGGGTATCATCTTCATGGCCCACGGCTCGCAAAAACTCTTCGGCCTGTTTGGTGGCTACGGGCTGGTGGGCACCGGCCAGTGGATGGAAAGCATCGGCCTGCCGTTCGGTACCTTGATGGCGTTCCTGTCGGGCAGTGCCGAGTTCTTCGGCGGCCTGGCACTGGTGGTCGGCCTGCTGGTGCGCCCGGCGGCGGTGGTGCTGATCTTCACCCTGGTGGTGGCGATCTTCTCGGTGCACATCCATAACGGTCTGTTCATGGCCAACAACGGTTACGAGTTTGCCCTGGCGCTACTGGGCGGCACCTTGGCGGTGCTGTTGGAAGGGGCTGGCAAGCTGTCGCTGGATCGGGTGATTGCACGCTGA
- a CDS encoding molybdenum cofactor biosynthesis F family protein — protein sequence MSTSKDWITVGDLADGFAAHAFILPNLATLAGQRFTLNFANGWQIPHHFDAEQVHWAAADGHSSGSAAYRATSIREGLYLVDFLKHEHGQAYSISLVLDTASQSFTTVIGQLPDAATADEGLYTKALNGKPLTGVCVDFLHGSLDRPWQTGACPHAPTDELVGIRNRYRYSPTEVYEHIYLNRQYYTWQCLKGVEADLCDTDRCDYYKIADQLYLFVWREKIIPTLGLVLIDLLQHRSDGKIFGYANGGFDELSNFPVSSYCDLLNHTDHGDE from the coding sequence ATGAGCACTTCCAAAGACTGGATCACCGTCGGCGACCTGGCCGACGGCTTCGCCGCCCACGCCTTCATCCTGCCCAACCTGGCGACCCTGGCCGGCCAGCGCTTTACCCTGAATTTTGCCAATGGCTGGCAGATCCCCCATCACTTTGATGCCGAACAGGTGCACTGGGCCGCCGCCGACGGGCACTCCAGCGGCAGCGCCGCTTACCGCGCCACCTCGATTCGCGAAGGCCTGTACCTGGTGGATTTTCTCAAGCACGAACATGGCCAGGCCTATTCCATCAGCCTGGTGCTGGACACCGCCAGCCAATCGTTCACCACCGTGATCGGCCAACTGCCGGATGCCGCGACGGCCGACGAAGGCCTGTACACCAAGGCCCTCAACGGCAAGCCCTTGACTGGCGTTTGCGTCGACTTCCTGCACGGCAGCCTCGACCGCCCCTGGCAAACCGGCGCCTGCCCCCATGCGCCCACCGACGAACTGGTGGGCATTCGCAACCGCTACCGTTACAGCCCCACCGAGGTCTACGAGCACATCTACCTCAACCGCCAGTACTACACCTGGCAGTGCCTCAAGGGCGTGGAAGCCGACCTGTGCGACACCGACCGCTGCGACTACTACAAAATCGCCGACCAGTTGTACCTGTTCGTGTGGCGGGAAAAGATCATCCCCACCCTGGGCCTGGTATTGATCGACCTGCTGCAGCACCGCAGCGACGGCAAGATCTTCGGCTACGCCAACGGCGGTTTCGACGAGCTGTCCAACTTCCCAGTCAGCTCGTACTGCGACCTGCTCAACCACACGGACCACGGCGATGAATAA
- a CDS encoding AAA family ATPase, with product MRTQLQACLQAVNEVLLGKETQVRLALTCLVANGHLLIEDLPGMGKTTLSQTLARVLGLSFQRIQFTSDLLPSDILGTSVFNKDSGQFVFHPGPIFAELVLADEINRATPKSQSALLEAMEEGQVTIEGATRPLPQPFFVIATQNPVTQGGTFALPESQLDRFLMRLSLGYPAKAAEKALLLGESRRELLPRMEAVLDHAQLAALQAAARAVRVSDALVDYVLRLVEATRTQAQFAWGLSPRASLALLAAARAWALLVGRDYVIPEDVQAVLPAVAGHRLRERADPTGQGGGALVQWLLKEVPAL from the coding sequence ATGCGCACTCAACTGCAAGCGTGTCTGCAAGCCGTCAACGAAGTGCTATTGGGCAAGGAAACCCAGGTTCGCCTGGCGCTGACTTGCCTGGTGGCCAACGGTCACCTGTTGATCGAGGACTTGCCCGGCATGGGCAAGACCACCCTGAGTCAAACCTTGGCCCGCGTGCTGGGCCTGAGTTTCCAGCGCATCCAGTTCACCTCCGACCTACTGCCCAGCGACATTCTGGGCACCTCGGTGTTCAACAAGGACAGCGGGCAATTCGTGTTCCACCCGGGGCCCATCTTTGCCGAACTGGTGCTGGCCGACGAGATCAACCGCGCCACGCCCAAAAGCCAAAGCGCGTTGTTGGAGGCCATGGAAGAGGGCCAGGTAACCATCGAAGGCGCTACCCGGCCATTGCCACAACCCTTCTTTGTCATCGCCACGCAAAACCCCGTCACCCAAGGCGGCACCTTTGCCTTGCCTGAATCCCAGCTCGACCGCTTTTTGATGCGCTTGTCCCTGGGCTACCCGGCCAAGGCGGCAGAAAAAGCCTTGCTGCTGGGCGAGTCGCGGCGCGAGCTGTTGCCGCGCATGGAAGCGGTGCTTGATCACGCCCAGTTGGCGGCCTTGCAGGCGGCGGCGCGGGCGGTGCGGGTCAGCGATGCGCTGGTTGACTACGTGCTGCGCCTGGTGGAAGCCACCCGTACCCAGGCGCAATTTGCCTGGGGCTTGTCACCGCGTGCCAGCCTGGCCTTGCTAGCGGCGGCGCGCGCCTGGGCGTTGCTGGTGGGGCGCGATTACGTCATACCCGAAGACGTCCAGGCAGTGCTGCCGGCAGTGGCCGGGCACCGCCTGCGCGAGCGTGCCGACCCCACCGGGCAGGGCGGTGGCGCGCTGGTGCAATGGCTGCTCAAAGAGGTGCCGGCGCTGTGA
- a CDS encoding acyl-CoA thioesterase, protein MTFSDLLHAVRQQPDSVIVPSDWAQGRAGYGGLMAALLFEAMRAKVPADRPVRSLAISFVAPAQTGMPISFEVELLRAGKSVVSVLGRAVQEGGVVTMIQGSFGAPRVSEVNVPSLPATEMKSLEQATALPYIKGVTPEYIQHLDMRWGIGALPYTNTPARQMGGWMRLRGEVPKEPMTEAHLLALVDTWPPAVLPYLKTPAAGSTLAWTIEFVQPVPSMTTHDWCRYCATVEYARDGYGHTAAAVWTAEGALLAISRQTVTVFA, encoded by the coding sequence ATGACTTTTTCCGACCTGCTCCATGCGGTGCGCCAGCAGCCTGACAGCGTGATCGTACCCAGTGACTGGGCCCAGGGGCGTGCCGGTTATGGCGGGCTGATGGCGGCATTGCTGTTCGAGGCCATGCGCGCCAAGGTGCCAGCCGACCGGCCGGTGCGCTCGCTGGCGATCAGCTTCGTGGCCCCGGCGCAGACCGGCATGCCGATCAGTTTCGAAGTGGAGCTGTTGCGCGCCGGCAAGTCGGTGGTCTCGGTGCTGGGCCGGGCGGTGCAAGAGGGCGGGGTAGTGACGATGATCCAGGGCAGCTTCGGTGCGCCGCGGGTGTCGGAGGTCAACGTGCCGAGCCTGCCGGCCACCGAGATGAAGAGCCTGGAGCAGGCCACCGCGCTGCCTTACATCAAGGGCGTTACCCCCGAGTACATCCAACACCTGGACATGCGTTGGGGCATCGGCGCGTTGCCGTATACCAACACCCCGGCGCGGCAGATGGGCGGTTGGATGCGCTTGCGTGGCGAGGTGCCCAAGGAGCCCATGACCGAGGCGCACCTGCTGGCGCTGGTGGACACCTGGCCGCCGGCGGTATTGCCCTACCTGAAGACGCCGGCCGCCGGCAGCACCCTGGCCTGGACGATCGAGTTCGTGCAGCCGGTGCCCAGCATGACCACCCATGACTGGTGCCGCTACTGCGCCACCGTCGAATATGCCCGCGATGGTTATGGCCACACCGCCGCCGCAGTGTGGACGGCCGAAGGGGCGCTGTTGGCCATCAGCCGGCAGACGGTGACGGTGTTTGCCTGA
- a CDS encoding SDR family oxidoreductase, producing MNLDFSGQTVLVTGGAQGIGRAIVERFAGCGARLLIADLQRETAEQLAASLPDAQGVGVDLADPAAIARMIAGLERLDVLIHNAGYFPLTAFEAISPTVLERTLAVNLAAPFWLTQAALPLFERQGGGCVLVTSSVTGNRVAYPGLSHYAASKAGVNGFIRNAAVELAGRNVRVNGVEPGMIRTPAMGNLGDGTHSANIARGVPLGRLGEPEDIANAMLFLASDLARYITGQTIVVDGGATLPEINPA from the coding sequence ATGAACCTGGATTTCAGCGGCCAAACGGTGTTGGTCACCGGCGGTGCGCAAGGCATTGGCCGGGCCATCGTCGAGCGCTTCGCCGGCTGTGGCGCCCGGCTGCTGATCGCCGACCTGCAACGGGAAACCGCCGAGCAACTGGCGGCCAGCTTGCCCGATGCGCAGGGCGTGGGGGTTGACCTGGCAGACCCTGCAGCCATCGCCCGGATGATCGCCGGCCTTGAGCGGCTCGACGTGCTGATCCACAACGCCGGATATTTTCCATTGACCGCCTTCGAAGCGATCAGCCCCACCGTGCTGGAGCGCACGTTAGCGGTCAACCTGGCCGCGCCCTTCTGGCTGACCCAGGCGGCGCTGCCACTGTTCGAGCGCCAGGGCGGCGGTTGCGTGCTGGTCACCTCGTCGGTCACTGGCAATCGGGTGGCGTACCCGGGGCTAAGCCATTACGCCGCGTCCAAGGCCGGGGTCAATGGCTTCATTCGCAACGCCGCAGTGGAGTTGGCCGGGCGCAACGTCAGGGTCAACGGCGTGGAACCCGGCATGATCCGCACCCCCGCCATGGGTAACCTGGGGGATGGCACGCACAGTGCCAACATCGCCCGGGGCGTGCCGTTGGGAAGGCTGGGGGAACCTGAAGACATTGCCAACGCCATGCTGTTTCTAGCCAGCGACCTGGCACGCTACATCACCGGGCAAACCATCGTCGTCGACGGTGGCGCGACCTTGCCAGAAATCAACCCGGCTTAA